The nucleotide sequence TTACCGAAGGGGCTGACCCACCCCACCCCTTTGATTGTCATCTCCCATGGCCTGGCTTCCGACCGGTTTACCTTTACCTACTTGGCGGAACACTTTGCCTCCCAAGGTTTTCCAGTGGCGGCTATTACCCATCCTGGCTCCGACTCCCAGCGGTTTAAGTTCTTTCTATCGGGGACTGAAATTGACTATCGAATCATTCCATCTGACCTCGTTAATCGGCCTCTGGATATCAAATACTTTTTAGATACCCTGTCCAAAACTGCCACACCGGATTGGCAAATTAACCTGAATCAAGTCGGTGTTTTAGGGCATTCCATGGGCGGTTATACGGCATTAGCGGTGGCTGGGGCGGGGATTGATCGGACTTCTATTCAAAAAGAATGTAACCGCATCCGGGATGATCTCAATTCCTTCAACATTTCTGCCCTTCTCCAATGCCGGATACTCGGTGTACCCAGTGTGTCCGAACAGTTACGGGATGAACGGGTCAAGGCGGTGGTGGCCATTAATCCCATTGGCAGCATCATCTTTGGCCAGGCCGGCATCTCTCAAATAAAAATTCCCACACTCATTGTTGCGGGCAGTGAGGATATTTTTGCGCCCCCCTTAGATGAGCAATTTATCCCCTTTACCTGGCTCACAACACCGGATAAGTATCTGGCGGTTATGAATTTGGGCACCCATTTTTCTGTGTTGCAACCTGGTGAAACGGGGGTTTTCCCAGTCCCCAATGATTTAATTGGCCCCGATCCCACGAAGGCAAAACCCATGGTTAAAGGGATTACCTCGGCCTTTTTCCAAACCTACATCACCCCCAATCCAGAATTTCAGGGGTTTTTGGGGCAAAAATTTGCGGGGGGCCTGGCGACTAATCCCTTCTCTCTCTACATGATTCGGGAACTCACCCAAGCGCAAATTAACGCTGCCATTGCTGGGGGACCAACCCGACCTTAGGTTGTGCCTAACTGTTTGTTAAGGGCAGGGCATCTCCCCGGAGGAAGTTAATCAGTTCACGATTGACCAAGTCCGGGACTTCTTGCATGGCCCAATGACCACAATCATTGAGCAGGCGTAATCGCCAAGGGCCGGTTAACAGGTGTTCTAAACTTTCGGTCAACGAACGACTTACCACGGGATCATCCGCCCCCCAAAGGACAAGTGTGGGGATGTTAATCTGCTGGACTTGGTTGCGAAATTGGGGCCACCAGGCCTGGGGCAGAAGGAGATGCCGATAACTTTGAAGGGCCCCAGAAATGGCCCCAGCTTTCTCTAAGGCAGACTGATAGATTTGCAGGGTGTCATTGGAAAAGGCGGCTTTACGAATCGAGTAGCGTTGAAACCAATCCTGAATAAACCCCCGTAAATTGCTACCTAGCCAATATTCCGCCAGGCCGGGAACTTGACAAGCCAGGAGGGGCCAGCGCCGCCACAGGTGATCCAACTGGCCCCAAAGTTCCCGAAATAAGCCATCGGGAGGCGGGGCATTGAGGACAACCAGCTTACCAAGGGCCTGGGGAAAGTTTTGGGCTAAATACCAGGCAATCACACCGCCGCAATCATGGCCGACAATATGGGCCCGTTCATAGCCGAGGGAAGTAATTAAGCTTAAAATATCTTGGCTGACGGTCTTGAGATCATAGCCCTGCTTGGTTTTTTCAGAATCGTTATAGCCCCGTAAATCTGGGACGACCACCTTAAAGTGACGGGCAAGGGCTGGTAACTGGAAGCGCCAGGAATACCAGAACTCAGGAAACCCGTGCAGGAGAATCACTAAATCTCCTTGGCCTTGGGTGACATAGTGTAAGCGAACTTGATTAGTTTGATTAACGTTAATGTACTGATGCTGCCAGGCCTGGGTATCTAATGTCACCATAATGATCCGAGCGATTAGACAAAAGCTCGCTCTAATTCCTGTATCCAGGGTAACACTTACTACCAATAGTGTTCGAGTGGTGGCCTCTCAAAAGAGCAGAATATTATGAATAACGATAAAAAGCGAGCAAGTAAGCTATCTTTTTACCCAACCCTTGGCAGTGCATTTGCCGGATGAATTGATTTTGAAGAACTTTTCAGAGCAAAAATATTCATTCCATAGTTGTACAACACCTGATTTTATATATTTTAAGTCTGAAATTGGATAGCATTCTATTTTTTCCGTTGCAAAGTTTGCGCCGCAGTATTGCTTGTTTTTGATTTCAATAAACTCGCTGTTGCCAAAGTACCGACCACTAGGTATTTGGGAAGTTGATTGCGAATGATCTGGATACAAATGCACGATGGTATGTTTCACACCTGTGCTATCTAAAAAAACAAGATCCATTAGAGTTGGAGAATTGAGTCTTTTGATTGGTTTGCCATCATAAAAAGCCCTTCCCGATTTAAATGTAGCAACTTTGTGAATTTTGCCGCTTTGGGTTCGGTAATAGGTGCATCCGCTATCAATTTCTAACACAAGATACTTTGCTTCTTCGCCGTCAAAAATGGCTCGACCAATTCCTCCAGTTAAGCCTCCTGTCTTCTGGACTGCGATATATCTTGGAATATTAAAGTAACGATCGCAGTCGGGATAGTTAACCCCACCCCGAAATTGTTCATAATCTTTTACTGTAGGAACAGAAATTGCAGGTTCAGCATATATGAGAGCTAGGCAAATAAAAGAAAAGCCCAAGAAAATGTGATGATGTTGGAGTTTCTTGAAGCTCACCCTACTTCCCTACCTTAAATCCACTGACTGTCCCATGACATTCAACTTCTTTTCCGCCTTCAATGAAATGTTGCACAAACTGTCCTGATAATTGCCCCCGTCGTAACACTCCCTTCATAGAAATATCTCCAGCAGTCCCTACCCATTGCATTGGCTCTGCACTTGGTTCTACCCGCCCCGAAAAAATCCCACTCTTTCGACCACCGCCAGACCAGACAAAATCTCCTGAGACCATTGTGCCATCAGGATTGATCTTGATCCCCTTCCACTCTGTTCCTCCAGTTTTGCGACAGCCAAAGCGGTTGTTGTCCACGCTATACCATGTTGAAGCTTTCTCAGTTTGAAGAGTAAAGCTATAGGATCCAGCAACATCTACTAAGGGACAGTTGGCCGCCTCCGCTATAAGGACAAAGCTTAAGGTGAAGAAAACTGTAGAGGATGTGGCAAGTTTAAGCATGGGGAATTGACAGTGCGACTGAATAATTCATCGTTATTACGTCTAATCATTTCTCCCTGAATATATTCTCGATTTTAATGAGGCAGTCGGTCAACTAAATAGTTAACTTTGAGACTGACTAAGATTAGCAGCTTAATGGGACAGATCGATTGCTCCCTTAACTCAGTGGATCAAGGAGACTTGAGGAGATGGGGCCTGGGGTTGCTTGAGCAGATTGGCCAGTTCTTGGAGTTGACTGATGGCTTCCGCCCCTTCAAGTTTCATCAATTCCCGGTCATCCCGCATTTCTGTCCAGGTGATCCCGTAATCGGAAACTAAAAACCGAATCAAATGTCCGTCCGCCAAACTAACCATGAAAGAGGCACTGTTTAACTCTCCTCCACAGGTGTAACAAGAAGCCAAAAGGCCGCGCTGTTCAAGGGCGATAGCCAAGGCCTGGAGATCAAGCACCAACTCCCGGATAAAACGCCGATGTTGGTCAGCAAGTCGAGTGAACACAATAGCGCTCCTGAGTATTTCTACTGTACTGAATCATAGCAAATATTAAAACAAAATTAAGAATTTTCAGGTTCTTTAGTAGCCCGATATACTGATTAGAGTCAATTTCAGGCTTTCAAGCTGGGGATCAAGAAAAATAGATTCATAGTGTATTGGTTAATAAAAATATAATTAGTGATTCAGCTAGTTAAAAAAGATTTAAAACTGTCACTGCCTAAGGAAGCAGGTTTTTGGCAAGACGGGCGCAAAAAAACTAAAGTTCCGTCTTCTCAAAGATGATTTCTATTGTACCTTAGGGCATTATGGTTTCTAGATATCGTCATAAAAGTCACCGATTGACAATTTTGATACTGTCTTTCATGATTCTCATCGTTTACCGCTTTAACTTGCCATGCCATCTTTAACGCCTGTGGCAATTGCGATCCTGCACCAAGGTGGTCAATTTTTGATGCAATTACGGGATGATCTGCCAGGTATTCTCTATCCCGGTCATTGGGGGCTGTTTGGAGGGCATTTAGAAGCTGGTGAATCCCCGGAAGCTGGCCTGCGGCGGGAACTGTTAGAGGAAATCAGCTATTGTCCTCCCCAGGTGCAATTTTTTCGGATGTACAACGATGAACGGATTAGTCGTCATGTCTTTTGGGGCCATTTGACGGTGGGCCTGGAGGAACTTGATTTAAGGGAAGGGTGGGATTTGGCCTTGCTCCCAGAAGCAGCGATTCGTCAAGGTTATTTCTACTCCCCCAAACCCAATGCCGAAAAACCCTTGGGCACTGTCCACCAAAAAATTATCCTCGACTTCATAGATGCAAGCCATCTTCAAGTAAGGCTGGGCTAAAACTGCACTTGGACGAGGGAGATATCATCTACCCCCATGGCACCTGGTGCACTGATCCCCTGGATTTCCGCAAGAATGATATCCAAGTTGGACTTTTCGGGATAATGGCGCGCGAGGAGACTGCCAAATTCCTCTAACGTCCAGGCCTGGCCACTAACCGTATTAAATTCATAGATGCCATCACTAAAGACATAGAGCATACTTCCAGGGGCGACTGGATGGGTTGCGGTCTGGTACGTAACATCATCAAACATTCCAATTGGCAGGCTAGGGGTCTTGAGGGGGGTAACTTGGATATTCTGCTCCAAATCAGGGTGAATTAAGAGGGCAGGGGGATGGCCAGCACTGGCGTAGGTGAGATATTGAGATGACCGGTTATAGACTCCGTACCAGATGGTGAAATATTTGTCGTTCTGATCGCTCATTTGAAACCCATCATTGAGGAAGGAGAGAATCCGGGCTGGGTGATAAAAATCTTGCGGCACAGACTCTTTTTGGGAACGCAGCAGATTCAGGAGAGAAACCGAGGGTAAGGCAGCCCCCAGGCCATGGCCAGAGACATCTAATAAAAATAGGACGAGATGGGTTTCATCCAACCAAAAAAAGTCGCAGCAATCGCCACCCAGTTGACTAGAGGGAATAAAGCGCAGATCAATGTTCAGCGGGGCTGCCACCGGTTTGGGCAAGAGCGACCGGACATAAATCGCCGCCTCGTTGAGTTCTGTTTCGAGGAGGTGCTTTTGTTCTTTTAGTTCTTGGTTGGCCTGATAGAGCCGCAAGCCTGCTTGTACCCTGGCCCGCAGTTCATCCCGCTCAATCGGTTTTGATAAAAATTCATCAGCCCCTGCATCCAGGCCCCGAATCCGGTCGGCAATATCGTCTTTGGCTGTTAGTAAGACAAAAAAGATTGAAGCCAAGTCTGGATCTGCTTTAATCCGCCGACATACCTCTAATCCATCCAGGCCTGGCATCATCCAGTCACAGATAATTAGGGCGGGCTGAATCTCCCTAGCCGTGCTGATCCCGGCTTCCCCATGATTTGTAGTGGTGACTTCATACCCCTGGTTGCGCAGATTCTTAGCCAGGATCAAGCGGGTTGTCGGATCATCATCAATAACCAGAATGTGATATGCCACGCCGAAAACCAGTCCCATTCACCACTAGGTTCACCCTCAGACATCGCTAAGCATTGTCTTACAGAGACGGGGGGGCTAAACAGGTAAAACCCTCATCCCCTGGCCATTCCCCCACAACTGATGCCTCCTTGTCTGAAGCACAAACTGAGGCGGGCCACAACCGTGTGGATCAGACAACATCAGCCCAGCTTGCCTTTCAGAATACTTGAACTTTAGCGCAATGGGAAAAATTCTGGAGAATTTAGGTTCCCGATGTCCAGGAGTTGATGTACTCAATTTGGGCCGGGGTCAGGGTATCAATGGCAATTCCCATGGCCTGGAGCTTAAGGCGAGCAATTTCTTGATCCACTTCCTTGGGAATGGCGTGAATCCCCGGTTGGAGTTGCCCTTGATTTTTAACCAAATATTCAGCGGCTAGGGCCTGGTTGGCAAAGCTCATATCCATCACCGCACTGGGATGGCCTTCCGCAGCCGCGAGATTAACCAACCGACCTTCCCCAATCACAATAATGGATTTACCACTGGCGAGACGGTATTCTTCAGTAAAATTCCGCACAACCTTCACTTCATGGGTAACGGATTTTAGGGCTTTAAGATCAATTTCAATGTCAAAGTGACCAGAATTACAGACGATCGCGCCATCCTTCATCACCGCAAAATGTTCGGCCCGGATCACGTGCTTGTTGCCTGTCACCGTAATGAAAATATCCCCCACGGTCGCAGCTTCAGCCATCGGCAGTACCCGGAAACCATCCATGGCCGCTTCAATGGCCCGCACGGGATCAATTTCCGTCACCACCACGTTTGCGCCCATACCCCGGGCCCGCATCGCTGTTCCTTTGCCGCACCAGCCATAGCCAGCCACCACAATGGTTTTACCGGCCAACAGAATGTTAGTCGCCCGGATAATCCCATCAAGGGTAGATTGCCCCGTGCCATAGCGATTATCAAAGAAATGTTTGGTATCGGCATCATTGACATTCATGGCCGGGAAGGTGAGAACCCCATCCCTATACATGGCCTGGAGCCGGACAATCCCGGTGGTGGTTTCTTCGGTGGTGCCAATTAGGTCCGCAATTTGGTCTTGACGTTCTTGAATCAGGGTGGCAACTACATCACAACCATCATCAATAATGATCTGGGGACGATGATCTAAGGCAATCTGAACGTGACGAGAATAGGTGGCGGTATCTTCACCCTTAAAAGCAAAGACAGGGATTCCATAATCCACAACGAGACTGGCGGCGACATCATCTTGGGTGGACAGGGGATTACTGGCAATCAAAACGGCATCGGCTCCAGCACTTTTGAGGGCAATGGCTAGGTGGGCAGTTTCAGTGGTGACATGGCAGCAGGCGACAAGGCGAATTCCGGCGAGGGGTTTTTCTTGGCTGAAGCGATCCCGGACTTGTCGGAGGACTGGCATTTCCCGGCCGGCCCATTCAATGCGTTGCTGACCGAGGGGAGCTAGGCCAATGTCTTTTACGTCGTATTGGAGTTTTACGGGAGTCGCAACCATGCAAAAATTTCCCAATGGCTAATATCTGCTTGCCTATCATAACTGGATTACTCGGTCTTGCGTTAGGGGGCTACTTGGCTGGCCGGCGTCTTGTCCAACTGAGAATCGTGCCGTCAGGGGTCACAGACAGGTGAACGGTGCTAATTTCTAGAACGTCACCTTTGCGACTTTGAAAGCGAAATGCACAGAGATCCACCCCAGACAGTTCACAGCCATAGAGTTCTGAGTAGCCCTGTTGATTGAGAAGATAGCGTTCTAGGGGTTTGAGCCTGGGGGATTCTAAAAGACTGGCATTGGGCAACAAGATCCAGCCCCGGCTCAGTAATTCTTGCCGGACTTGGGGATACATGACTCCGGTTTTGATCCTGGGTATGGATTGTCCCCAGGCCTGGCCCATTGAGAGCCAATTGATTCCGAAGAGGATACCCATGAACCCCAGTTTGGCTAGTCCCAAGCGTCTCATCACGGCGATCTCTGGTTTTTTCTGAGAAGTTAACGCTGGAATCGGGGATGTTTATGCACAGACTGAGGCCAGACTTACCTGGGGGTGGGGTTTAGCCCCTAGAATTTAAGAGCATGGGCCTGGCTACGGTTGGAGTCCCGCAAATCTTGCCCCTGAAGTTTTTGTTTCTCTATTCCTTATGTCCGTAACGTCCCAGAAAATCCAACAACACCCCCAGGCCAGCCAAGATCGGGCCATCAGCCAACGGCTGTTAACGGAAGAGCCAACGGATTTGAATTTGGTGGAACTGGCCCGGCTGCGAATTCGCTATCAAGGATTTCCAGGTGCAACGGATATCAAAGCTGATTTGGATCAAGCTCTGGCCTGCTGGCAACTCTCTGAACCAGAACTCTTTGCCCGTACCCGTCAACTCCATCAACAGGGGGGGCTATATAAGCCTCGGAGTACAAAGAAGGATGATTGGACATAGAGCTAGGGATTAGACAGGAGCCAAGACGAAGCCTTACCCTAAACCTGAATGACGCTCTCCTAACCACCTGGATGTACCACTGATGAACCAATTGCCATGCTGGTCTAGTTACACGGTTATTTCTGGCCTGGTGTTTACTGCTGTGATGTTTGCACCGGTCAGGGCCTGGGGCTTAGAGGCGCAGGTGAGTCCCAGTCAAGCGGTTTTAGGAGATACCCTGTCGGTCACTATTACAGCGGCAAGTCCAGCGGGGCAGGCTCCAATGCTCCAATTCGGGCACAAAACTTATCCGGCTTTTCCCTTGGCTGATAGTCGCTGGCGAGCCTTGATTCCAACAACTCCTTTGGATAGCCCTGGCCGGAAACCCTTGACGATTTCTGATGGGGAAACAACTCGTAATCTTCTCGTTTGGGTCGAGAATCGCAGTTTTCCAGTCCAACGCATTTGGCTACCTCCGGGGAAAGATAACGAGGGGACAGCTTTAGAATTTGATCAGGTGGATGCGTTCAAAGCCCTCGTCACCCCTGAAAAGTTCTGGCAGGGTCGGTTTGTGCGTCCCAATGCTGGCCCAATCACCACAGGCTATGGGGTACGGCGATACTACAACGGAGTGTTTGCCCAGGATTATTTTCATCGTGGTTTGGATTATGCAGGCCCAACAGGCTCTCCAGTGGTAGCTGCTGCCCGCGGACGAGTGGCCTTGGTCGGCCGGGAAAAGGATGGGTTTCTAATTCACGGGAATGTTATTGGCCTGGATCATGGTCAGGGAGTTTTGACTATTTACCTGCATCTCAGCCAAATTCGTGTCAAGGTGGGGGACTTAGTGACAGCCGGACAGCCGATTGGTACGGTCGGGAATACGGGAGCCTCAACGGGGCCGCATCTGCATTGGGGACTATATGTGGCTGGACAGTCCGTTGATCCCCGTTCATGGCTGACACAGGGGTGGGAGTAAAGTTCTCTTGCTCAATCGGAATCAAAAGCCTTTGGGAGACTTCAAAAATGGCAGTTTCTCTCTTGCTAACTCCCTTCTCCTGTTCCTTCGGCTTCGATACTCCCGGGAGGAACAATGGCCGCGGTGACAATCACATCATCCTCATCTAATCGTTGCAGGCGAACTCCGGTGGCTAAGCGTGATTGAGAAGAAATAACATTCACGGCCTGGCGAATAATAATCCCGCGACTGGTGACAATCATCAATTCATCGTCCAAATTTACTACCCGCAACGCTGCCAGCTGATCCGCTGTGGTTTTGGATTTGAACTTGGTGGCCATCAACCCCAGGCCCGCCCGATTTTGCAAGCGAAACTGATTGACTGGAACCCGTTTGCCAAAGCCATTCGTGGTCACAACCAAAACCCAAGGGCCGGGATAGCTGGTGACGGCCTCGGTATCTTCGGTTTCTGGGGATTCCCCCTCGGCCTGATCCGCAAAAGTGTTGACAATTTCCGCGGGAATAATGTCCATCCCCACCAGTTCATCGCCAGCCCGCAAAGCCATGGATTTCACGCCACGGGTAGCACGACCAAGCGGCCTAAGTTGTTCATGACTGGCCCGGAAATGAATCGCCATCCCAGCCCGAGAGCCGATGATAATGCTGTCTGAGACCTTGGCCCGCCGTACCCAACGCAACTGATCCCCTTCTTCCAGGGAGATTGCAATGAGGCCATTGGAGCGAATGTTACTAAAGGCAGCCAGGGCCGTTTTTTTGATGTAGCCCTTGGTGGTCAGCATTACCAGGTATTCATCTTCAGTAAATTCTTGGACGGCAATTACCGAGGTAATTTTTTCTTCCCGGGGAATGGGTAACATTTGCACCAAGGGTGTGCCACGGGCATTTCGGGAGCCAATCGGGATTTGATAGGCCGGCAGGCCATAGACCACTCCCCGATCACTGAAGAACAAAATCTGGTCATGGTCATTACAGCCAAAGAAATGCTCGACCCCGTCATCTTCTTTAATTTGGGCCCCTTTGCGTCCGCGGCCATCCCGGCTTTGGCTCTCAAAGGTATCCACGGGCATCCGCTTGATATAGCCTTGCTGGGTGACTAAAATCACCGATTTTTCATTGGCAATCAAGTCTTTGGTCAGGAGTTCGCCATCGTCTTGAATAATGATCGAGCGGCGGGGCGAGGCATATTTGGTTTTGATTTGGGCAATTTCTGTGGCAATGATGTCGAGGACGCGTTCCCGCCGTTGCAAAATGTCCTGTAAATCAGCAATTTGGGCCTGGAGGTCTTCATGTTCCCGTTCGATTTTTTCGGCTTCCAGGGCTGTTAAACGCCGCAGTTGCATCTGTAAAATCGCATCGGCCTGGGGTTCACTGAGTCCATAGACTTGCATCAGTTCTTGTCGGGCCAGGCCTGTATCCCCAGACCCCCGAATCAGGTGAATTACTGCATCCAGGTTTTCCAGGGCAATCAATAACCCTTGAAGTAAATGATCCCGTTCTTCCGCTTTGCGGAGGTTGTGGCGGGTGCGGCGGGCAATGGCTTCTTCACGAAACTCTAAAAAGACTTCTAAAAACCGTTTCAGTGTTAGGAGTTGGGGGTTACCGTTGACTAGAGCCAGCATATTGGCCCCAAAGTTCATTTGCAGCGGTGTTTGCTTAAACAGGTTATTCAGCACTACGCGGGGATAGGCATCGCGTTTGAGTTCGATCACCATCCGCAGGCCATCGCGGTCGCTTTCGTCGCGAATATCGGAAATGCCTTCCAGTTTTTTGTCATTGACTAGTTCGGCAATTTTCTCCATCAAGGCCGCTTTGTTGGTCTGATAGGGCAATTCGGTAATAATAATTGCTTCTCGAGCTGGCCGGCCCGGGTTTTCCAGGGTTTCAATATTGGCCACCGCCCGCATTGTCACAGAGCCACGCCCAGTCAGATAGGCATCGCGAATCCCAGCTCGTCCTAAAATTTGCGCGCCGGTGGGAAAA is from Synechococcus sp. PCC 6312 and encodes:
- a CDS encoding M23 family metallopeptidase, whose product is MNQLPCWSSYTVISGLVFTAVMFAPVRAWGLEAQVSPSQAVLGDTLSVTITAASPAGQAPMLQFGHKTYPAFPLADSRWRALIPTTPLDSPGRKPLTISDGETTRNLLVWVENRSFPVQRIWLPPGKDNEGTALEFDQVDAFKALVTPEKFWQGRFVRPNAGPITTGYGVRRYYNGVFAQDYFHRGLDYAGPTGSPVVAAARGRVALVGREKDGFLIHGNVIGLDHGQGVLTIYLHLSQIRVKVGDLVTAGQPIGTVGNTGASTGPHLHWGLYVAGQSVDPRSWLTQGWE
- a CDS encoding alpha/beta hydrolase, with product MGRSVGQVLGRWTSRGLSALGMLASVLMAPGLAAESITIAFPPLGNFVLTVKDIETFAKEGSPSPALERFVRLVPKENQEQLREALQESMQLSPKTVEEAVNSPLGIALFNRIGQVLRTADNQNGSVALKQAFVTAAKNPAGISILNVIRAFPSPTIQVEGQLGFKTLQGFVRVTENQNRVVAALAKSASASRSPAIPANLPNPAENGSYTWEKKSLTFLNPNRDNKPIPAELYLPKGLTHPTPLIVISHGLASDRFTFTYLAEHFASQGFPVAAITHPGSDSQRFKFFLSGTEIDYRIIPSDLVNRPLDIKYFLDTLSKTATPDWQINLNQVGVLGHSMGGYTALAVAGAGIDRTSIQKECNRIRDDLNSFNISALLQCRILGVPSVSEQLRDERVKAVVAINPIGSIIFGQAGISQIKIPTLIVAGSEDIFAPPLDEQFIPFTWLTTPDKYLAVMNLGTHFSVLQPGETGVFPVPNDLIGPDPTKAKPMVKGITSAFFQTYITPNPEFQGFLGQKFAGGLATNPFSLYMIRELTQAQINAAIAGGPTRP
- a CDS encoding PP2C family protein-serine/threonine phosphatase, with protein sequence MAYHILVIDDDPTTRLILAKNLRNQGYEVTTTNHGEAGISTAREIQPALIICDWMMPGLDGLEVCRRIKADPDLASIFFVLLTAKDDIADRIRGLDAGADEFLSKPIERDELRARVQAGLRLYQANQELKEQKHLLETELNEAAIYVRSLLPKPVAAPLNIDLRFIPSSQLGGDCCDFFWLDETHLVLFLLDVSGHGLGAALPSVSLLNLLRSQKESVPQDFYHPARILSFLNDGFQMSDQNDKYFTIWYGVYNRSSQYLTYASAGHPPALLIHPDLEQNIQVTPLKTPSLPIGMFDDVTYQTATHPVAPGSMLYVFSDGIYEFNTVSGQAWTLEEFGSLLARHYPEKSNLDIILAEIQGISAPGAMGVDDISLVQVQF
- the ahcY gene encoding adenosylhomocysteinase; protein product: MVATPVKLQYDVKDIGLAPLGQQRIEWAGREMPVLRQVRDRFSQEKPLAGIRLVACCHVTTETAHLAIALKSAGADAVLIASNPLSTQDDVAASLVVDYGIPVFAFKGEDTATYSRHVQIALDHRPQIIIDDGCDVVATLIQERQDQIADLIGTTEETTTGIVRLQAMYRDGVLTFPAMNVNDADTKHFFDNRYGTGQSTLDGIIRATNILLAGKTIVVAGYGWCGKGTAMRARGMGANVVVTEIDPVRAIEAAMDGFRVLPMAEAATVGDIFITVTGNKHVIRAEHFAVMKDGAIVCNSGHFDIEIDLKALKSVTHEVKVVRNFTEEYRLASGKSIIVIGEGRLVNLAAAEGHPSAVMDMSFANQALAAEYLVKNQGQLQPGIHAIPKEVDQEIARLKLQAMGIAIDTLTPAQIEYINSWTSGT
- the gyrA gene encoding DNA gyrase subunit A; translation: MTFTSGATPERIIPTELREEISRSYLEYAMSVIVGRALPDARDGLKPVHRRILYAMHELGLSADRPFRKCARVVGEVLGKYHPHGDTAVYDALVRMAQDFSMRHPLINGHGNFGSIDNDPPAAMRYTECRLQALTSDALLQDIEQETVDFGDNFDGSQQEPLVMPARIPQLLLNGSSGIAVGMATNIPPHNLGEIIDGVTALIANPEITDQELMQYIPGPDFPTGAQILGRAGIRDAYLTGRGSVTMRAVANIETLENPGRPAREAIIITELPYQTNKAALMEKIAELVNDKKLEGISDIRDESDRDGLRMVIELKRDAYPRVVLNNLFKQTPLQMNFGANMLALVNGNPQLLTLKRFLEVFLEFREEAIARRTRHNLRKAEERDHLLQGLLIALENLDAVIHLIRGSGDTGLARQELMQVYGLSEPQADAILQMQLRRLTALEAEKIEREHEDLQAQIADLQDILQRRERVLDIIATEIAQIKTKYASPRRSIIIQDDGELLTKDLIANEKSVILVTQQGYIKRMPVDTFESQSRDGRGRKGAQIKEDDGVEHFFGCNDHDQILFFSDRGVVYGLPAYQIPIGSRNARGTPLVQMLPIPREEKITSVIAVQEFTEDEYLVMLTTKGYIKKTALAAFSNIRSNGLIAISLEEGDQLRWVRRAKVSDSIIIGSRAGMAIHFRASHEQLRPLGRATRGVKSMALRAGDELVGMDIIPAEIVNTFADQAEGESPETEDTEAVTSYPGPWVLVVTTNGFGKRVPVNQFRLQNRAGLGLMATKFKSKTTADQLAALRVVNLDDELMIVTSRGIIIRQAVNVISSQSRLATGVRLQRLDEDDVIVTAAIVPPGSIEAEGTGEGS
- a CDS encoding alpha/beta fold hydrolase yields the protein MVTLDTQAWQHQYINVNQTNQVRLHYVTQGQGDLVILLHGFPEFWYSWRFQLPALARHFKVVVPDLRGYNDSEKTKQGYDLKTVSQDILSLITSLGYERAHIVGHDCGGVIAWYLAQNFPQALGKLVVLNAPPPDGLFRELWGQLDHLWRRWPLLACQVPGLAEYWLGSNLRGFIQDWFQRYSIRKAAFSNDTLQIYQSALEKAGAISGALQSYRHLLLPQAWWPQFRNQVQQINIPTLVLWGADDPVVSRSLTESLEHLLTGPWRLRLLNDCGHWAMQEVPDLVNRELINFLRGDALPLTNS
- a CDS encoding NUDIX hydrolase, which codes for MPSLTPVAIAILHQGGQFLMQLRDDLPGILYPGHWGLFGGHLEAGESPEAGLRRELLEEISYCPPQVQFFRMYNDERISRHVFWGHLTVGLEELDLREGWDLALLPEAAIRQGYFYSPKPNAEKPLGTVHQKIILDFIDASHLQVRLG
- a CDS encoding DUF1815 family protein — its product is MFTRLADQHRRFIRELVLDLQALAIALEQRGLLASCYTCGGELNSASFMVSLADGHLIRFLVSDYGITWTEMRDDRELMKLEGAEAISQLQELANLLKQPQAPSPQVSLIH
- a CDS encoding DUF3288 family protein, giving the protein MSVTSQKIQQHPQASQDRAISQRLLTEEPTDLNLVELARLRIRYQGFPGATDIKADLDQALACWQLSEPELFARTRQLHQQGGLYKPRSTKKDDWT